One segment of Paraburkholderia caribensis DNA contains the following:
- a CDS encoding DUF6496 domain-containing protein, translated as MPLKRGTSKETIGHNVKAEKKAGKSQKQSVAIALNQARKSGAKIPKKHS; from the coding sequence ATGCCACTGAAGCGAGGCACATCGAAGGAAACCATCGGGCACAACGTCAAGGCCGAAAAGAAGGCGGGCAAATCGCAAAAGCAATCTGTCGCTATCGCGCTGAATCAGGCGCGCAAGTCAGGCGCAAAGATTCCGAAGAAGCACAGCTAG
- a CDS encoding GFA family protein yields the protein MNQKTFEGGCACGAVRFRASGPPMRVGMCHCMTCRQVHGSAFGSYAIFDGSAVTFTGNTREWRSSEQGRRHFCPLCGSVAFMVYADRAEIALPLGAFDETGLFEPAYELWCKHKEPWLPRGVRPEYDEERAH from the coding sequence ATGAACCAAAAAACGTTTGAAGGCGGTTGCGCATGTGGTGCAGTGCGTTTTCGCGCGAGCGGGCCGCCGATGCGCGTCGGCATGTGTCATTGCATGACATGTCGGCAGGTGCACGGATCGGCATTCGGCTCGTATGCGATATTCGACGGCAGCGCTGTCACGTTCACGGGCAATACGCGCGAATGGCGAAGCTCGGAACAGGGGCGCCGTCATTTCTGTCCGCTGTGCGGATCGGTGGCGTTCATGGTGTACGCCGATCGCGCTGAAATCGCCTTACCGCTTGGCGCTTTCGACGAGACGGGACTGTTCGAGCCCGCCTATGAACTCTGGTGCAAGCACAAGGAACCGTGGCTGCCACGCGGCGTGCGTCCGGAATACGACGAGGAACGCGCCCATTAG
- a CDS encoding hybrid sensor histidine kinase/response regulator, whose protein sequence is MSDGIESARRAGVLRTDDLKDRPARAPDHAAEVRTLVTVAGAQTGRRDTLLQAIAGAALGACRAGSAGISLLETTSEGAAVFRWRAVAGACAAFEGKTTAWAECPCGMTLELGAPQLFVEPHTYFKSLRDAGAVITEGIITPIPIRCPKSKPLGAIWVASHGAHRFDREDVRLLGNLAVLAGAALTLLDAQQAAEAETEAAQQARRALEDAAHRRDEFIAMLGHELRNPMAPIDSSITALKLLCAGEEQATDVLAIAQRQMRQLRTLVDDLLDAARLRHGKLAIKYSRTSLNEIVYDAITALKHHIDARKHRLVIEGLDQTVHVRADHVRLSQVVGNLLSNAAKYTPAGGTLQLRVQTDTESAADDAGAGGMVSIVIEDNGVGMSPEALEHVFELFAQSPSSARRSEGGLGIGLAVAKRLIELHDGTITLDSLGVGRGTRVVLRLPILDREPLAAHDATAAAASAAPSRILLVDDNADALDALHLVLELEGHDVIVARSGRDALKVAAQTLPEVGIIDIGMPEMDGFEVARAIRSNKALAHMFLIALTGYSSESDKSRALAAGFDYHLTKPVSMERLADVLSHRDGRNISGLV, encoded by the coding sequence ATGAGCGACGGTATCGAAAGTGCCCGCCGGGCGGGCGTACTGCGCACGGACGATCTGAAGGACCGGCCGGCGCGCGCACCCGATCACGCCGCCGAAGTCCGCACGCTCGTCACCGTCGCAGGCGCGCAAACGGGACGCCGCGACACCTTGCTGCAAGCCATCGCCGGTGCGGCGCTCGGCGCGTGCCGCGCAGGCAGCGCGGGCATCAGCCTGCTCGAAACGACGAGCGAAGGCGCAGCCGTCTTCCGCTGGCGTGCGGTCGCGGGCGCGTGTGCCGCGTTTGAAGGCAAAACGACGGCGTGGGCCGAATGTCCGTGCGGGATGACGCTCGAACTCGGCGCGCCGCAGCTGTTCGTCGAGCCGCACACCTACTTCAAGAGCCTGCGCGATGCGGGCGCGGTCATCACGGAAGGCATCATCACGCCCATTCCGATTCGTTGCCCCAAATCGAAACCGCTCGGCGCGATCTGGGTCGCGTCGCACGGTGCACATCGTTTTGATCGCGAAGATGTGCGCCTGCTCGGCAACCTTGCCGTGCTCGCCGGCGCGGCGCTCACGCTGCTCGATGCGCAACAGGCCGCCGAAGCGGAAACCGAGGCGGCACAACAGGCGCGGCGCGCGCTCGAAGACGCCGCGCACCGGCGCGACGAATTCATCGCGATGCTTGGCCATGAATTGCGCAATCCGATGGCGCCCATCGACAGTTCCATTACCGCGCTCAAACTGCTGTGCGCAGGCGAGGAGCAGGCCACCGATGTCCTCGCCATCGCGCAGCGGCAGATGCGCCAGCTGCGCACGCTCGTCGACGATCTGCTCGATGCCGCGCGCCTGCGGCACGGCAAGCTTGCGATCAAGTACAGCCGCACGTCGCTGAACGAAATCGTGTACGACGCGATCACGGCGCTCAAGCATCACATCGATGCACGCAAGCATCGCCTCGTGATCGAAGGGCTGGACCAGACCGTTCACGTACGTGCCGATCACGTTCGCCTCAGCCAGGTGGTCGGCAACCTGTTGTCGAACGCGGCCAAATACACGCCTGCGGGCGGCACGCTGCAACTGCGCGTGCAGACCGACACGGAAAGCGCAGCCGATGATGCCGGCGCAGGCGGCATGGTGTCGATCGTCATCGAGGACAACGGCGTCGGCATGAGTCCCGAAGCGCTCGAGCATGTGTTCGAGCTGTTCGCGCAGTCGCCCTCGAGCGCGCGCCGCTCGGAAGGCGGACTCGGCATCGGGCTCGCGGTCGCGAAGCGTCTCATCGAACTGCATGACGGCACCATTACGCTCGACAGCTTGGGCGTCGGGCGCGGCACGCGCGTCGTGCTGCGCCTGCCGATACTCGACCGTGAGCCGCTCGCCGCGCATGACGCCACAGCGGCGGCAGCGAGCGCCGCGCCGAGCCGCATCCTGCTCGTCGACGACAACGCCGACGCGCTCGACGCGCTGCATCTGGTATTAGAGCTGGAAGGTCATGACGTGATCGTCGCGCGCAGCGGCCGCGATGCGCTGAAGGTCGCGGCACAGACCTTGCCCGAAGTGGGCATCATCGATATCGGGATGCCGGAGATGGACGGCTTCGAAGTGGCGCGCGCCATCCGCTCGAACAAGGCGCTGGCGCATATGTTCCTGATCGCGCTGACGGGCTACTCCTCCGAGTCCGACAAGTCGCGTGCGCTCGCGGCAGGCTTCGACTATCACCTGACCAAGCCTGTTTCGATGGAGCGGCTCGCCGACGTGCTGTCGCATCGCGACGGCCGGAACATCAGCGGTCTTGTCTGA
- a CDS encoding zinc-dependent alcohol dehydrogenase family protein → MSMQALVLSQYKGPLVPTTMPIPEPARGEVLVRISASGLNPLDTKIRAGSAAHARHPLPLVLGIDLAGVVVALGADVTRLKIGDEVYGMTGGVGGIQGSLAQYAAVDAQLLARKPSNLSMREAAALPLAFITSYAGIVDRAHLQAGQTVLVQGGAGGVGHVSVQLARALGAQVFATASARDHDVVARFGAAPIDYAARTVEQYVGELTAGEGFDLVVDTVGGATLDASFAAVRHFGHVVSALGWGTHALAPLSFREATYSGVFTLHPLLTGQHRAHHGEMLAEATRLVEQGKLAPHLDPRRFDLGSAERAYDAITERTARGKIVVEIE, encoded by the coding sequence ATGTCCATGCAAGCCCTCGTTCTCAGCCAGTACAAAGGTCCCCTCGTGCCCACGACGATGCCCATTCCCGAACCGGCGCGCGGCGAGGTGCTCGTGCGGATCAGCGCGAGCGGCCTCAATCCGCTCGACACGAAGATTCGCGCGGGCAGCGCCGCGCATGCGCGTCATCCGTTGCCGCTGGTGCTCGGCATCGATCTCGCGGGCGTGGTCGTCGCGCTCGGCGCGGACGTGACGCGCTTGAAGATCGGTGACGAGGTCTATGGGATGACGGGCGGTGTCGGCGGCATTCAGGGTTCGCTCGCGCAATATGCGGCCGTCGACGCGCAACTGCTCGCCCGCAAGCCGTCCAATCTGTCGATGCGCGAAGCCGCCGCGTTGCCGCTCGCGTTTATCACGTCGTACGCGGGCATCGTCGACCGCGCCCACTTGCAGGCCGGTCAAACCGTGCTCGTGCAAGGCGGTGCGGGCGGTGTCGGGCACGTCTCGGTGCAATTGGCGCGCGCGCTCGGCGCGCAGGTCTTCGCGACGGCGAGCGCGCGCGATCACGATGTCGTCGCGCGGTTCGGCGCGGCACCGATCGACTATGCGGCGCGCACGGTCGAACAGTATGTTGGCGAACTGACCGCCGGCGAAGGCTTCGATCTCGTCGTCGATACCGTCGGCGGCGCAACACTCGATGCATCGTTCGCGGCCGTCAGGCATTTCGGGCACGTCGTGAGCGCGCTCGGCTGGGGCACGCATGCGCTCGCGCCGCTGTCGTTCCGCGAGGCCACGTATTCCGGTGTGTTCACGCTGCATCCGTTGCTCACCGGTCAGCATCGCGCGCATCACGGCGAGATGCTGGCCGAGGCGACGCGTCTTGTCGAACAGGGCAAGCTCGCGCCGCATCTCGATCCGCGCCGCTTCGATCTCGGATCGGCGGAACGTGCCTACGACGCGATCACGGAGCGCACCGCGCGCGGCAAGATCGTGGTTGAAATCGAATGA
- a CDS encoding LysR family transcriptional regulator, translating to MNDSKLDWSDVRIFLAVARCGTLGAAARQLGQTQPTMGRRLRALEEAVGHTLFQRTAEGFVLTDEGHAVLTYAERMEEEAHAFMRSLAGNEQQLTGALRVSSSDWYGIHVLTPVFAGFLARHPQMSIELITDSRRYNLARREADLVFRITPFDEPDVIQRKLMHMDYALYGRIDLVAPARGDGAGQSLITMDTAFGELPDVAWIRQMLPNAHIAYASNNRGVQARMCAEGGGFAVLPCPLGDNTPGLRRIDLGEAPPGRDVWLGYHRDLKRLARLRALLDVVIERLANV from the coding sequence ATGAACGATTCGAAACTGGACTGGAGCGACGTGCGAATCTTCCTTGCCGTCGCGCGCTGCGGCACGCTGGGCGCGGCCGCGCGCCAGCTCGGACAGACCCAGCCGACCATGGGCCGGCGTCTGCGGGCGCTCGAGGAAGCCGTCGGCCACACGCTGTTTCAGCGCACGGCTGAAGGCTTCGTGCTCACCGACGAAGGCCACGCCGTGCTGACCTACGCCGAGCGCATGGAAGAAGAAGCGCACGCGTTCATGCGTTCGCTTGCGGGCAACGAGCAGCAACTAACGGGCGCGCTGCGCGTGTCGTCGTCGGACTGGTACGGCATCCATGTGCTGACGCCGGTGTTCGCCGGATTCCTTGCGCGCCATCCGCAGATGTCGATCGAACTGATCACCGATTCGCGCCGCTACAACCTCGCGCGCCGCGAAGCCGATCTGGTGTTCCGCATCACGCCGTTCGACGAACCCGACGTCATCCAGCGCAAGCTGATGCATATGGATTACGCGCTCTATGGGCGCATCGATCTGGTCGCGCCCGCGCGCGGTGATGGCGCAGGCCAGTCGCTCATCACCATGGATACCGCGTTCGGCGAGTTGCCCGACGTCGCGTGGATCCGGCAGATGCTGCCGAACGCGCATATCGCGTACGCCAGCAACAACCGCGGCGTGCAGGCGCGCATGTGCGCCGAAGGCGGCGGTTTTGCGGTGCTGCCCTGTCCGCTCGGCGACAACACGCCGGGCCTGCGGCGCATCGATCTGGGCGAAGCGCCGCCCGGCCGCGATGTTTGGCTTGGCTACCATCGCGACCTGAAACGTCTCGCACGTCTGCGCGCCTTGCTCGATGTCGTGATCGAGCGGCTCGCGAACGTGTGA
- a CDS encoding nuclear transport factor 2 family protein: protein MAEIERRPPVPPFTRETAIQKVRAAEDAWNTREPERVSLAYTPDSKWRNRADFPTGRPEIVAFLQRKWARELDYRLIKELWAFTDNRIAVRFAYEWHDDSGNWFRSYGNENWEFDENGLMAYRHASINDKPIREEERLYRWPLGRRPDDHPGLSDLGL, encoded by the coding sequence ATGGCCGAAATCGAAAGACGTCCTCCCGTCCCGCCGTTCACGCGCGAGACGGCCATCCAGAAAGTGCGCGCCGCTGAAGATGCATGGAATACGCGCGAGCCCGAGCGCGTATCGCTTGCTTACACACCGGATAGCAAATGGCGCAATCGTGCCGATTTCCCTACGGGGCGTCCGGAAATCGTCGCGTTCTTGCAGCGCAAGTGGGCGCGCGAACTCGACTACCGCTTGATCAAGGAACTGTGGGCCTTCACCGACAACCGCATCGCCGTGCGCTTCGCTTACGAATGGCACGACGATTCGGGTAACTGGTTCCGTTCGTACGGCAACGAGAACTGGGAGTTCGACGAGAACGGACTGATGGCGTATCGCCACGCGAGCATCAACGACAAGCCGATCCGCGAGGAAGAGCGGCTGTATCGCTGGCCGCTGGGTCGTCGTCCGGACGATCATCCGGGGCTGTCCGATCTGGGACTGTAA
- a CDS encoding TetR/AcrR family transcriptional regulator yields the protein MATLDDTTGSARERLLDAAEALIYAGGIHATGVDAIVRLSGTARKSFYTHFESKDALVAAALERRDERWMNWFIEGTLRRGRHPRARMLAMFDVLREWFLSEDFHGCAFLNAAGEIASPDDPIRVVAREHKERLLDFVRTQCDEYIASTGGDSRRAARLSRQWLILIDGAIGVALVSGDADAALDARAAAGHLLDSNSASTRSSNGRAST from the coding sequence ATGGCTACTCTCGACGACACGACTGGCAGCGCGCGTGAGCGTCTGCTCGACGCCGCCGAAGCGCTGATTTACGCGGGCGGCATTCACGCAACGGGCGTCGATGCGATCGTCCGGTTATCGGGCACGGCGCGCAAAAGTTTCTATACGCATTTCGAATCGAAAGATGCGTTGGTGGCGGCCGCGCTCGAGCGGCGCGACGAACGCTGGATGAACTGGTTCATCGAAGGAACGCTGCGCCGTGGCAGGCATCCGCGCGCGCGCATGCTGGCAATGTTCGACGTATTGCGCGAATGGTTCCTATCGGAAGATTTTCATGGCTGCGCGTTTCTCAACGCCGCCGGCGAGATCGCTTCGCCTGACGATCCCATTCGCGTGGTCGCGCGCGAACACAAGGAGCGCCTGCTCGACTTCGTGCGCACGCAATGCGACGAGTACATCGCATCGACGGGCGGCGATAGCCGGCGCGCAGCGCGGCTGTCGCGGCAGTGGCTGATCCTGATCGACGGAGCGATCGGCGTCGCGCTCGTGAGCGGCGACGCCGATGCCGCGCTCGACGCGCGCGCCGCAGCCGGGCATCTGCTCGATTCCAACAGTGCAAGCACCCGCTCGTCCAATGGGCGAGCGTCCACCTGA
- a CDS encoding YceI family protein, which produces MSIVFRRAVSAIAIAAALGACTPLQVVTHTVTQTEARVPVGEYKLDPHHTSVTFNVDHFKYTRFTMRFDRVAGELDWKEGGLDKSQVAVTIDAASIDTNVPLLDKMVKGTDMLDAERNPQIRFVSTRFERTGDARGKLTGDLTIRGVTQPVTLDVTFNGYGVDPLTKADTLGFSAEGQFSRSKFGLTTWYPAVGDDIHVIIQTEAARPRAS; this is translated from the coding sequence ATGAGCATCGTTTTTCGCCGTGCCGTGTCTGCGATCGCGATTGCGGCGGCGCTGGGCGCATGTACGCCGTTGCAGGTCGTCACGCACACGGTCACGCAAACGGAAGCGCGCGTGCCTGTGGGCGAGTACAAGCTCGATCCGCATCACACGAGCGTCACGTTCAACGTCGATCACTTCAAGTACACGCGCTTCACGATGCGCTTCGACCGCGTGGCGGGCGAGCTCGACTGGAAGGAAGGTGGGCTCGACAAGAGCCAGGTCGCGGTGACGATCGACGCGGCGAGCATCGACACGAACGTTCCGCTGCTGGACAAGATGGTGAAGGGGACGGATATGCTCGACGCGGAGCGCAATCCGCAGATCCGCTTCGTCAGCACACGTTTCGAGCGCACGGGCGACGCACGCGGCAAGCTGACGGGCGACCTGACGATACGCGGCGTGACGCAGCCCGTTACGCTCGATGTGACGTTCAATGGCTACGGCGTCGACCCGCTGACGAAAGCCGATACGCTCGGCTTTTCAGCGGAAGGCCAGTTCAGCCGTTCGAAGTTTGGTCTGACGACGTGGTATCCCGCAGTGGGCGACGATATTCACGTCATCATTCAGACAGAGGCTGCGCGGCCGCGCGCGAGTTGA
- the tdh gene encoding L-threonine 3-dehydrogenase produces MKALAKLERAPGLTLTRVKKPEVGHNDVMIRITRTAICGTDIHIWKWDDWAQKTIPVPMHVGHEYVGEIVEMGQEVRGFSIGDRVSGEGHITCGFCRNCRAGRRHLCRNTVGVGVNREGAFAEYLVIPAFNAFKIPPEISDDLAAIFDPFGNATHTALSFNLVGEDVLITGAGPIGIMAVAIAKHVGARNVVITDVNDYRLELARKMGATRAVNVSRESLRDVMSDLHMTEGFDVGLEMSGVPSAFTSMLEAMNHGGKIALLGIPPAQTAIDWTQVIFKGLEIKGIYGREMFETWYKMVAMLQSGLDLSPILTHRFAVDDYEQAFATMLSGESGKVILDWTV; encoded by the coding sequence ATGAAAGCACTGGCAAAACTCGAACGCGCACCGGGCCTCACGTTGACCCGTGTGAAGAAACCCGAAGTGGGCCACAACGACGTGATGATCCGCATCACGCGCACGGCTATTTGCGGCACCGACATCCATATCTGGAAGTGGGACGACTGGGCGCAGAAAACCATTCCCGTGCCGATGCACGTCGGTCATGAATATGTCGGCGAAATCGTCGAAATGGGCCAGGAAGTGCGCGGCTTTTCGATCGGCGACCGCGTGTCGGGCGAAGGGCATATCACCTGCGGATTCTGTCGCAACTGTCGCGCGGGACGTCGGCATTTGTGCCGCAATACCGTTGGCGTCGGCGTGAATCGCGAAGGCGCGTTTGCAGAATACCTCGTGATTCCCGCCTTCAACGCATTCAAGATTCCGCCCGAAATCTCCGACGATCTCGCCGCGATCTTCGATCCGTTCGGCAACGCGACGCACACGGCGCTGTCGTTCAATCTGGTTGGCGAAGACGTGCTGATCACGGGCGCGGGACCGATCGGCATCATGGCCGTCGCGATCGCAAAGCACGTGGGCGCCCGCAACGTTGTGATCACCGACGTCAACGATTACCGGCTGGAACTCGCGCGCAAGATGGGAGCGACACGCGCCGTGAATGTGTCGCGCGAATCGCTGCGCGACGTGATGAGCGATCTGCACATGACGGAAGGCTTCGACGTTGGCCTCGAAATGTCGGGCGTGCCGAGCGCATTCACGTCGATGCTCGAAGCGATGAACCACGGCGGCAAGATCGCGTTGCTCGGCATTCCGCCTGCGCAAACGGCGATCGACTGGACCCAGGTCATCTTCAAGGGCCTCGAAATCAAGGGCATTTATGGCCGCGAGATGTTCGAGACCTGGTACAAGATGGTCGCGATGCTGCAAAGCGGGCTGGATCTTTCGCCGATTCTCACCCACCGCTTCGCCGTCGACGATTACGAACAGGCGTTCGCGACGATGCTGTCGGGCGAAAGCGGCAAGGTCATCCTCGACTGGACCGTCTGA
- a CDS encoding glycine C-acetyltransferase, with amino-acid sequence MRDPFLAHLRSTLDQIRADGFHKTERVIASQQSSDIRLESGAEVLNFCANNYLGLANDARLIAAAKDGLDQDGFGMASVRFICGTQTVHKDLERALSAFLKTDDCILYSSCFDANGGLFETLLDDNDAIISDELNHASIIDGVRLSKAKRYRYRNNDLADLEAKLREADAAGARFKLIATDGVFSMDGIIADLAGICDLADRYGALVMVDDSHAVGFIGEHGRGTPEHCGVLERVDIITGTLGKALGGASGGYVAARQEIVDLLRQRSRPYLFSNTLTPSIAAASLKVLELLASDEGKQLRERVRANGARFRQAMSAHGFTLVPGEHPIIPVMLGDAQLASNMADALLKEGVYVIGFSYPVVPKGRARIRTQMSAAHTAEQIDRAVDAFARVGRSLGVI; translated from the coding sequence ATGCGTGACCCCTTCCTCGCGCATCTGCGCAGCACGCTCGACCAGATTCGCGCCGATGGTTTCCACAAGACCGAGCGCGTGATCGCCAGTCAGCAATCGTCTGATATCCGCCTCGAAAGCGGCGCCGAGGTGTTGAACTTCTGCGCGAACAACTATCTTGGCCTCGCCAACGACGCGCGCCTGATCGCCGCCGCGAAAGACGGGCTCGACCAGGACGGCTTCGGCATGGCGTCGGTGCGTTTCATCTGCGGGACGCAGACCGTACACAAGGATCTCGAACGTGCGCTGTCAGCGTTCCTCAAGACGGATGACTGCATTCTCTACTCGAGCTGCTTCGATGCAAACGGCGGCCTGTTCGAAACGCTGCTCGACGATAACGACGCCATCATCAGCGACGAACTGAATCACGCGAGCATCATCGACGGCGTTCGGCTGTCGAAAGCGAAGCGTTACCGCTACAGGAACAACGACCTCGCCGATCTCGAAGCGAAGCTGCGCGAAGCGGATGCAGCAGGTGCGCGCTTCAAGCTGATCGCGACGGACGGCGTGTTTTCGATGGACGGCATCATTGCCGATCTCGCGGGCATCTGCGATCTCGCGGACCGCTATGGTGCGCTCGTGATGGTCGACGACTCGCACGCCGTCGGCTTTATCGGCGAACACGGACGCGGCACGCCCGAGCATTGCGGTGTGCTCGAACGCGTCGACATCATCACGGGTACGCTGGGCAAGGCGCTCGGCGGCGCATCCGGCGGCTATGTCGCGGCGCGCCAGGAGATCGTTGATCTATTGCGGCAGCGCTCGCGTCCCTATCTGTTTTCGAACACGCTGACGCCGAGCATCGCCGCCGCATCGCTCAAGGTGCTCGAACTGCTCGCCAGCGACGAAGGCAAGCAGTTGCGCGAACGCGTGCGCGCAAACGGCGCGCGTTTCCGTCAGGCGATGAGCGCGCACGGTTTCACGCTCGTGCCGGGCGAACATCCCATCATTCCCGTGATGCTCGGCGACGCGCAACTTGCATCGAACATGGCCGACGCATTGCTCAAGGAAGGCGTGTACGTGATCGGCTTTTCATATCCTGTCGTGCCCAAAGGCCGCGCGCGCATTCGCACGCAGATGAGCGCCGCGCACACGGCGGAACAAATCGATCGGGCCGTCGACGCATTCGCGCGCGTCGGCCGTTCGCTTGGCGTGATCTGA
- a CDS encoding helix-turn-helix domain-containing protein, whose translation MASSGARRSSSSTAATVAQSVAAPPRVGEQIQRLRSERKMTLDDLSRAAGVSKSMLSEIERDKANPTIAVAWRLTNALGVSLDSLFAPQKAPEPIAVSGPHEIPTLSGHDARYQLRVWGPIDLAGKFEWYELTLQPGGALVSSAHEPGTREHLTVLHGLIDIEAAGTTKRLKVADTARYVADEPHAIRNAGKGEAKALLVVIHG comes from the coding sequence ATGGCAAGTTCGGGAGCGCGCAGGAGTTCGTCGTCTACGGCGGCAACGGTTGCACAGTCGGTGGCGGCGCCGCCGCGCGTTGGGGAGCAGATTCAACGGTTGCGCAGTGAACGCAAAATGACACTCGACGATCTGTCGCGCGCGGCCGGGGTGTCGAAATCGATGCTGTCGGAAATCGAACGCGACAAGGCGAATCCGACGATCGCCGTCGCGTGGCGGCTGACGAATGCTTTGGGCGTCAGTCTCGATTCGCTGTTTGCGCCGCAGAAAGCGCCGGAGCCGATTGCCGTGTCCGGCCCGCATGAGATTCCGACGCTGAGCGGCCACGACGCGCGATACCAGTTGCGCGTGTGGGGGCCGATCGATCTGGCGGGAAAATTCGAATGGTACGAACTGACGCTCCAACCCGGCGGTGCGTTGGTGTCGAGCGCCCACGAGCCTGGGACACGCGAGCATCTGACCGTGCTGCACGGCTTGATCGATATCGAAGCGGCGGGCACCACGAAGCGCCTGAAAGTCGCCGACACCGCACGCTACGTCGCCGATGAACCACATGCCATCCGTAACGCTGGGAAAGGCGAGGCCAAAGCCCTGCTGGTCGTCATTCACGGTTAG
- a CDS encoding DUF2471 family protein, with translation MNELNKEQDLAALRFKSAARDLEHIVRHIASRYIVQEVPLTWRLLHAIEAEALADLGFASRHDPMLLGLFQRPDDFQFPETDDPVDFGRSNALPAVFAFAVAAYDAAEKSKASTTRSRVASNDRGAGRAWGG, from the coding sequence ATGAACGAACTGAACAAGGAACAGGATCTGGCTGCGCTGCGCTTCAAGTCCGCGGCGCGCGACCTCGAACATATCGTCCGGCATATTGCGTCGCGATACATCGTGCAGGAGGTGCCGCTCACGTGGCGGCTTCTGCATGCGATCGAAGCGGAAGCGCTCGCCGATCTGGGTTTTGCCAGCCGGCACGATCCCATGTTGCTTGGGTTGTTTCAAAGGCCTGACGACTTTCAGTTCCCCGAGACCGATGATCCCGTCGATTTCGGCAGGTCGAATGCGTTGCCGGCTGTGTTTGCGTTCGCTGTCGCGGCTTACGACGCCGCGGAGAAGTCAAAGGCGTCAACAACCCGAAGTCGGGTTGCGAGCAACGATCGCGGCGCCGGGCGAGCATGGGGCGGATGA
- a CDS encoding tyrosine-type recombinase/integrase — translation MVSTDPVGPTGLSAPSADLFDTQRQDWLIDPRAAFDAWLAGQNFRHSSAEVYRAQWGLFLEWLQARHKNLVTVDMGAIAEFVGGLSIRKPQRARYLRLIERVLDHVREIELASTNPARFIAQDGEAEWRNARDNEPTGFLTIAERSALIAYLSSPVSELTSAQRWRERRDRALIAVFLGGGIKTGEARTISIHCVTAGSPWVVIDAANPLFTRRTRLAPFAVSVLDAWLDERKQAELPGELVFPASPSGRPMHKATMLRAVDALVEAAGISRSREARASPHTLRNSFAADLFESGVEPEVVGQWLGFAQAVSANRLHRAWKMWNDQEKFYAETHVAETPTSAEDAGPTRDRR, via the coding sequence ATGGTCTCCACCGATCCCGTTGGCCCCACTGGTCTATCCGCCCCTAGTGCGGATCTATTCGATACCCAACGCCAAGACTGGCTGATCGATCCCCGCGCCGCGTTCGATGCGTGGCTCGCCGGGCAAAATTTTCGCCATTCGTCAGCGGAGGTGTATCGCGCGCAGTGGGGCCTTTTTCTCGAATGGCTGCAGGCGCGTCACAAGAATCTCGTGACGGTCGACATGGGTGCGATAGCGGAATTCGTCGGCGGATTGTCGATCCGAAAGCCGCAACGCGCTCGATATCTCCGGTTGATCGAGCGCGTACTCGACCATGTGCGCGAGATCGAACTTGCATCGACCAACCCCGCACGATTCATTGCTCAGGATGGCGAAGCAGAATGGCGTAACGCGCGCGACAACGAACCGACAGGATTTCTCACCATTGCCGAGCGATCCGCTTTGATCGCTTATCTTTCTTCGCCCGTGAGTGAACTGACGTCGGCCCAACGCTGGCGCGAGCGCCGCGATCGCGCTTTGATAGCTGTGTTTCTTGGCGGCGGTATCAAAACAGGCGAAGCGCGCACGATCTCGATTCATTGCGTGACAGCGGGCTCGCCGTGGGTGGTGATCGACGCGGCCAATCCATTGTTCACGCGGAGAACACGGCTCGCACCCTTTGCTGTGTCCGTTCTCGATGCCTGGCTCGACGAGCGCAAGCAAGCGGAACTGCCCGGCGAGCTGGTTTTCCCCGCCTCGCCCTCGGGCCGTCCAATGCATAAGGCGACGATGCTTCGTGCCGTCGACGCGCTTGTCGAAGCGGCCGGAATCAGTCGATCGCGCGAAGCACGCGCAAGTCCGCACACGTTGCGTAACTCGTTCGCTGCCGATCTGTTCGAAAGCGGGGTAGAGCCGGAGGTGGTCGGACAATGGCTCGGATTCGCGCAAGCTGTTTCCGCGAATCGATTGCATCGCGCGTGGAAGATGTGGAACGACCAGGAAAAGTTCTACGCCGAAACGCACGTTGCGGAAACACCAACGTCTGCCGAAGACGCCGGGCCCACGCGGGACCGCAGATAA